A genome region from Euphorbia lathyris chromosome 4, ddEupLath1.1, whole genome shotgun sequence includes the following:
- the LOC136227597 gene encoding protein NRT1/ PTR FAMILY 4.3, producing MEMEARINTHHHHHVHVNNKGDNCVFNEDAFDTTVDLRGRPSHPNKHGGMRAASFVLGLQAFEIMGIAAVGNNLITYVMNEMHYSLAKSANIVTNFVGTVFILALLGGYLSDSYLGSFWTMLIFGFVELSGFILLSVQAHLPQLKPAECNNMIAEKCEEAKGFKALIFFIALYLVALGSGCVKPNMVAHGADQFNQNNPKQSKKLSSYFNAAYFAFSMGELIALTVLVWVQTHSGMDVGFGVSAAAMALGLICLVSGTLYYRNKPPQGSILTPIAQVFVAAIFKRKQICPSNPDMLHGNQNNGPNTNIVGISSDSAARLAHTQRFRFLDKGCIKIQEGNTNTRESPWRLCSVTQVEQVKILISVIPIFACTIVFNTILAQLQTFSVQQGSSMDTHLTKSFKIPPASLQSIPYMILIFAVPLYDTFFVPFARKFTGHQSGITPLQRIGTGLFFTTFSMVAAAIMEKKRRDQALNSNNIISIFWITPQFLIFGISEMLTAVGLIEFFYKQSLKGMQAFLTAITYCSYSFGFYLSSLLVSLVNKITSTSSSKKGWLGDNDLNKDRLDLFYWMLAVLSFINFINYLFWSRWYAYNPSSLQQQQQHGEDYAFNPSKTMNGDESIA from the exons ATGGAAATGGAAGCAAGGATTAATacacatcatcatcatcatgttCATGTTAATAACAAAGGAGATAATTGTGTTTTTAATGAAGATGCTTTTGACACCACTGTTGATTTGAGAGGCAGACCTTCTCACCCTAATAAGCATGGTGGCATGAGAGCTGCCTCTTTTGTTCTTG GGCTACAAGCATTTGAGATAATGGGAATAGCAGCAGTAGGAAACAATCTGATAACATATGTGATGAATGAGATGCACTATTCGCTAGCAAAGTCAGCAAACATCGTCACAAACTTCGTCGGAACAGTCTTTATCTTAGCCCTTCTCGGTGGCTATCTCTCAGACTCCTATCTTGGTTCTTTCTGGACCATGCTTATCTTTGGTTTCGTTGAGCTTTCT GGTTTCATTCTGCTATCAGTGCAAGCTCATCTTCCCCAATTGAAGCCAGCAGAATGCAACAACATGATAGCAGAAAAGTGTGAGGAAGCAAAGGGATTCAAAGCTTTGATATTTTTTATAGCATTATATTTGGTGGCATTAGGGAGTGGATGTGTGAAACCAAATATGGTTGCACATGGTGCTGATCAATTCAATCAGAATAATCCAAAGCAATCTAAGAAGCTTTCAAGCTATTTTAATGCTGCTTATTTTGCATTCTCAATGGGTGAACTTATTGCACTGACTGTTCTAGTTTGGGTTCAAACTCATTCTGGTATGGATGTTGGCTTTGGTGTCTCTGCTGCTGCTATGGCTTTAGGACTCATCTGCTTGGTTTCTGGTACTTTGTATTATAGGAATAAACCTCCTCAAGGAAGCATTCTCACTCCTATTGCTCAA GTATTTGTGGCTGCCATATTCAAGAGAAAACAAATATGCCCATCAAATCCAGATATGCTTCATGGAAACCAAAACAATGGCCCAAACACTAACATTGTTGGCATTTCTTCTGATTCTGCAGCCAGGCTAGCTCATACTCAAAGATTCag GTTCTTAGACAAGGGTTGCATCAAAATTCAAGAAGGGAACACAAACACAAGAGAGAGTCCATGGAGATTATGCAGTGTAACACAAGTAGAGCAAGTGAAAATACTAATATCAGTAATCCCAATATTTGCTTGCACAATAGTATTCAACACAATATTAGCTCAACTCCAAACATTTTCAGTCCAACAAGGAAGTTCTATGGACACTCATTTAACCAAATCATTCAAAATCCCACCTGCTTCCCTTCAATCAATCCCATACATGATCTTAATCTTTGCAGTCCCTTTATATGACACCTTCTTTGTCCCTTTTGCTAGAAAATTCACAGGCCATCAATCAGGAATCACCCCTTTACAAAGAATTGGAACTGGCCTTTTCTTCACTACTTTCTCCATGGTTGCAGCTGCAATTATggagaagaaaagaagagatCAAGCACTCAACTCAAACAATATCATATCAATATTTTGGATCACACCACAGTTTTTAATCTTTGGGATATCTGAAATGTTGACAGCAGTTGGTTTGATTGAGTTCTTTTACAAGCAATCATTGAAAGGAATGCAAGCATTTTTAACAGCAATTACATATTGCTCATATTCATTTGGGTTTTATTTGAGCTCACTCTTGGTTTCTTTAGTGAACAAAATcacttcaacttcttcttcaaaaAAAGGTTGGTTGGGTGATAATGATCTGAACAAAGATAGGCTTGATCTGTTTTATTGGATGTTGGCTGTTCTTAGTTtcataaatttcatcaattatCTGTTTTGGTCAAGATGGTATGCTTATAATCCATCATCTCTACAACAACAGCAACAACATGGAGAAGATTATGCCTTCAATCCTTCAAAAACCATGAATGGAGATGAAAGTATAGCTTAA